In one window of Maribacter sp. BPC-D8 DNA:
- a CDS encoding OsmC family protein, whose translation MTSKVTYNGELRTECVHLKSNDSFVTDAPVDNNGLGQAFSPTDTVATGLASCMLTMMGIKANGLEVDLKGTTASVTKHMAASPRRISKIEVEVHLPKDISDKNRKILVHTANTCPVHYSLHPDIEKVITYNWDL comes from the coding sequence ATGACATCAAAAGTTACATACAACGGAGAGTTAAGAACAGAATGTGTTCATTTAAAATCGAACGATTCTTTCGTGACAGATGCACCAGTAGATAACAATGGTTTAGGTCAGGCATTTTCACCAACCGATACCGTTGCCACAGGTTTGGCAAGTTGTATGTTAACAATGATGGGTATTAAGGCAAACGGATTAGAGGTAGACTTAAAAGGTACTACGGCATCTGTTACCAAGCACATGGCTGCTTCACCTAGAAGAATATCTAAAATAGAAGTGGAAGTTCATTTACCAAAAGATATTTCAGATAAGAATAGAAAAATTTTGGTGCACACGGCAAATACATGCCCTGTGCACTATAGTTTGCATCCAGATATTGAGAAAGTAATCACTTATAATTGGGACTTATAA
- a CDS encoding DUF922 domain-containing protein → MGLIKKAHFVLFLLALLNISYVAAQEVVSWEPEFRFTWNDFKGAAPITSRAAATTASGITYRFSTFYENSELNVDYKVFAYFYPTKSWYKPKLCNDVTLLHEQLHFDITELYARKLRKQLAETKFTKNVKEEIRKIYKATIRQLNDFQNKYDSETNYSRNLPVQERWVKEIEEALSKH, encoded by the coding sequence TTGGGACTTATAAAAAAGGCACATTTTGTTTTATTTCTTTTAGCACTGCTAAACATTTCATATGTAGCGGCTCAAGAAGTAGTGTCTTGGGAACCTGAATTTAGATTTACTTGGAACGATTTTAAAGGTGCTGCTCCCATAACTTCAAGAGCAGCGGCAACCACGGCAAGTGGTATTACCTATCGCTTTTCCACTTTTTACGAGAATAGCGAGTTAAATGTAGATTATAAGGTATTCGCTTATTTCTACCCAACAAAGTCGTGGTACAAACCAAAGTTATGTAACGATGTCACCTTATTACATGAGCAATTGCATTTCGATATTACCGAGCTCTATGCACGTAAATTGCGAAAGCAATTAGCAGAGACAAAATTTACGAAGAATGTAAAAGAAGAGATTCGTAAAATCTATAAAGCTACCATTCGACAATTGAACGACTTTCAAAATAAATACGATTCAGAAACTAACTACTCAAGAAATTTACCTGTGCAAGAACGGTGGGTAAAAGAGATAGAGGAAGCTTTAAGCAAACACTAA